One genomic segment of Ricinus communis isolate WT05 ecotype wild-type chromosome 3, ASM1957865v1, whole genome shotgun sequence includes these proteins:
- the LOC8265778 gene encoding autophagy-related protein 11, which produces MNSSITEGSVHEGKLLVYVAENGHSFELDCDETTLVEAVMRYIESVSEINFNEQLVLCLDMKLEPQRPLSAYKLPSSDREVFIFNRTRLQNNSPSPAPEQIDILEVADPPSPGCTHDPHPLDDALDPALKALPSYERQFRYHYHRGHAIYGRTHAKYAHCERFFGEQKVQERAIDVARGNLDQYYRMISQNYSEFMKRYTQQHRMHSELLVNYRRDLEKLRSIKLHPALQATTRTCLVDFVKEENLRKAVENCSNSHRQFEKKVSEFKQMFGEVKRKVEDLFACRASFPLKNLELTIKEHQKFINEQKSIMQSLSKDVNTVKKLVDDCLSCQLSSSLRPHDAVSALGPMYDVHDKNHLPKMEACGRSITKLLEFCKDKKNEMNIFVHNYMQKITYVSYIIKDAKLQFPVFREAMVRQDDLFTDLKLVRGIGPAYRACLAEVVRRKASMKLYMGMAGQLAERLATKREVEVRRREEFLKAHSSYIPRDVLAAMGLYDTPSQCDVNIAPFDTNLLDIDMSDLDRYAPEHLAGLPLKSEKLASLRSSFSMSTESSHSAEAEEISADTHDKDDHELLEGCELVEIAGTSKMEVENAKLKAELASAQALICSLGLELEYESLDDSKVDSLLKNAAERTAEALQLKDEYGKHLQSMLKAKQMQCLSYEKRIQELEQRLSDQYLQGQKLSISNLVSDFDIPAAKADGSKPEVTGGGTSEPMDEVSCISNSLDSKLGLLTRQPSKGREGVDENMMDSSGMLNTQLDSLMTEPQREELQVSDKDGKDKLVAQLGMSLANSSTAESMPEAQNVLPSDATVEAKTSDVVLELQRALDEKSDQLGEIENKLKAAMEDVTVLTRELEMSRKLLDESQMNCAHLENCLHEAREEAQTHLCAADRRASEYNALRASAVKMRSLFERLKSCVCAPVGVAGFADSLRALAQSLGNSNNDNEDDSTAEFRKCIRALSEKVSFLSRHREELLDKYPKLEAANEQLRKELEEKKELVTTLYKKHQLEKQANKERISFGRLEIHEIAAFVINTAGHYEAINRSSSNYYLSAESVALFTDHLPSRPRYIVGQIVHIERQTAKPLPARPEHGRGNPVDHLTSDTGTDLLTLKNLGSSSNPYNLPIGCEYFVVTVAMLPDTTIRSSPAS; this is translated from the exons ATGAATTCAAGCATCACTGAGGGTTCAGTTCATGAGGGTAAGCTTCTGGTTTATGTAGCTGAAAATGGTCACTCCTTTGAGCTTGATTGTGATGAAACAACCCTAGTGGAGGCCGTTATGAGGTATATTGAATCTGTCTCTGAGATTAATTTCAATGAGCAACTTGTTTTGTGTTTGGATATGAAACTTGAGCCCCAGCGGCCTCTTTCAGCTTATAAGCTTCCATCCAGTGACCGAGAAGTGTTTATCTTTAATAGAACTAGGCTCCAGAACAACTCTCCTTCCCCTGCACCTGAGCAAATTGATATTCTTGAAGTTGCAGATCCTCCATCACCAGGATGTACGCATGACCCCCACCCCTTAGATGACGCCTTGGACCCAGCTCTGAAGGCTTTGCCTTCCTACGAAAGGCAATTTAGGTACCATTACCATAGGGGTCATGCAATATATGGTAGAACCCATGCAAAGTATGCACATTGTGAGAGGTTTTTTGGAGAGCAGAAGGTGCAGGAGAGAGCAATTGATGTAGCTAGGGGTAATCTTGACCAATACTATAGGATGATAAGTCAGAATTACTCAGAGTTCATGAAACGCTACACACAGCAGCACAGGATGCATTCTGAACTCTTAGTGAATTACAGGAGGGATTTAGAAAAATTGAGGTCTATCAAACTTCATCCTGCTTTGCAGGCCACCACACGCACGTGTTTAGTAGATTTTGTGAAGGAAGAGAACTTGAGAAAGGCTGTGGAGAACTGTAGCAACTCCCATAGGCAATTTGAAAAGAAGGTTTCTGAATTTAAGCAGATGTTTGGTGAAGTGAAGCGCAAGGTTGAGGACTTATTTGCTTGCAGGGCTTCCTTTCCTCTTAAGAATTTAGAGCTAACCATCAAGGAGCatcaaaaattcatcaatGAACAAAAGAGTATAATGCAATCATTAAG CAAAGACGTAAATACAGTAAAGAAGCTTGTCGATGATTGTCTGTCCTGCCAATTGTCCTCCTCACTTCGTCCTCATGATGCAGTTTCAGCCCTGGGTCCCATGTATGATGTCCATGACAAGAATCATTTGCCTAAGATGGAGGCTTGCGGTCGTTCAATTACCAAGCTGCTTGAGTTTTGCAAGGATAAGAAGAATGAGATGAACATCTTTGTACACAACTATATGCAAAAGATAACATATGTTTCTTACATAATTAAAGATGCGAAGTTACAGTTTCCAGTTTTTAGAGAGGCAATGGTGCGCCAGGATGATCTATTTACTGATCTGAAGCTAGTTCGTGGGATCGGTCCTGCTTATAGAGCTTGTCTTGCAGAAGTGGTGAGGAGGAAAGCTTCCATGAAGCTTTACATGGGCATGGCTGGACAATTGGCCGAGAGGCTTGCTACCAAGAGGGAGGTTGAGGTTAGGAGACGGGAAGAGTTTCTGAAAGCACATAGTTCATATATACCCAGGGATGTATTAGCAGCCATGGGGTTATACGATACTCCTAGTCAGTGCGATGTCAATATAGCTCCTTTTGACACAAATTTGCTTGATATTGACATGTCAGACCTGGATCGGTATGCTCCTGAACATTTGGCGGGGTTGCCTTTAAAGAGTGAGAAGCTTGCAAGCTTGAGAAGTTCATTCTCCATGTCTACTGAAAGTTCTCATTCGGCTGAGGCAGAGGAGATTTCTGCGGATACACATGACAAAGACGATCATGAGCTCCTTGAAGGCTGTGAGTTGGTAGAGATAGCTGGAACTAGCAAGATGGAAGTTGAGAATGCAAAATTGAAAGCTGAACTTGCTTCTGCACAAGCACTGATATGTTCCCTTGGCCTTGAACTTGAATATGAGTCGCTCGATGATAGTAAAGTGGATAGTTTGCTGAAGAATGCTGCCGAGAGAACAGCTGAAGCCTTGCAGCTGAAAGATGAGTATGGGAAGCATCTCCAATCTATGCTTAAGGCAAAACAAATGCAGTGTTTGTCTTATGAGAAGCGCATTCAAGAATTAGAACAGAGATTGTCTGATCAGTATCTGCAGGGGCAAAAGCTTTCAATCAGTAATCTTGTATCTGATTTTGACATTCCAGCTGCGAAAGCTGATGGCAGCAAACCCGAAGTTACAGGTGGTGGAACTTCAGAACCCATGGATGAGGTCTCTTGTATTTCTAATTCTTTAGATTCAAAGTTAGGACTTCTCACTAGGCAACCAAGCAAAGGTCGGGAAGGAGTTGATGAAAATATGATGGATTCCTCTGGAATGCTAAATACTCAGCTGGATTCACTAATGACAGAACCACAGCGTGAAGAACTGCAAGTTAGTGACAAAGATGGGAAAGATAAGCTAGTGGCCCAACTAGGCATGTCATTGGCAAACAGTTCCACAGCTGAGAGTATGCCTGAAGCTCAGAATGTCTTACCTTCTGATGCTACAGTTGAGGCTAAAACTAGTGATGTTGTGTTGGAATTACAAAGAGCTCTTGATGAAAAATCAGATCAGTTGGGTGAGATTGAAAACAAGCTTAAAGCTGCTATGGAGGATGTTACAGTTCTTACCAGGGAATTGGAAATGAGTCGAAAGCTCCTCGATGAATCTCAG ATGAATTGTGCTCATTTGGAGAATTGTTTACATGAAGCAAGAGAGGAAGCCCAAACTCATCTTTGTGCAGCTGATCGGAGGGCCTCTGAATATAATGCCTTGCGTGCATCTGCTGTGAAGATGCGCAGCCTTTTTGAAAGACTTAAGAGCTGTGTATGTGCACCGGTTGGAGTTGCTGGTTTTGCTGATTCCTTGCGTGCTTTAGCTCAATCTCTGGGAAA CTCCAATAATGACAATGAAGATGATAGTACTGCTGAGTTCCGGAAATGTATTCGTGCTCTTTCAGAAAAAGTCAGTTTCTTGTCTAGGCATCGTGAAGAGCTGCTTGACAAGTACCCAAAACTAGAAGCTGCAAACGAACAGCTTAGGAAAGAAttggaagaaaagaaggagTTGGTTACTACTTTATATAAAAAACATCAACTTGAGAAGCAG GCGAACAAGGAAAGAATATCATTTGGCCGGTTGGAAATCCACGAGATTGCTGCATTTGTTATCAACACAGCAGGGCATTATGAAGCGATCAATCGGAGTAGTTCTAACTACTATCTGTCTGCTGAATCTGTGGCCTTGTTTACTGACCATCTCCCAAGCCGACCCAGGTACATCGTTGGGCAGATTGTGCATATTGAAAGGCAGACGGCAAAACCATTGCCTGCCAGGCCTGAGCATGGTAGGGGAAATCCAGTGGATCATCTGACATCTGACACAGGGACAGACCTATTAACCCTGAAGAATTTGGGATCAAGTTCAAACCCATACAATCTTCCTATTGGTTGTGAATACTTCGTAGTGACAGTAGCCATGTTACCTGATACCACCATTCGTTCATCGCCAGCTTCCTGA